One window from the genome of Ananas comosus cultivar F153 linkage group 13, ASM154086v1, whole genome shotgun sequence encodes:
- the LOC109719283 gene encoding transcription factor bHLH95-like, whose product MRRIKSLKSASASASTSTRSNRNSMKSDVIHMERNRREKMTEFYTILQSLVPNLFPKATRTRIIDETISYIKGLEAAIAALDARKAASAIGETTATAATTRDRRSGPEASSTSAVTITAESTADTAFFGVCVAPPRTRGAAARVLRVFEDHGADVLSATVQQSGGGGDRHTLSVAVTSVVCDREAVERIRGDLMSIV is encoded by the exons ATGAGGAGGATCAAGAGCTTGAaatcggcgtcggcgtcggcgtcgacgTCGACGCGGAGTAATCGTAACAGCATGAAGAGTGATGTGATCCACATGGAGAGAAATAGGAGGGAGAAGATGACTGAGTTCTACACCATCTTACAATCTCTTGTTCCTAATCTCTTCCCTAAG GCGACGAGGACGAGGATCATCGACGAGACGATATCGTACATCAAAGGCCTCGAAGCGGCGATCGCGGCCCTCGACGCGCGCAAGGCGGCGTCCGCCATCGGAGaaacgacggcgacggcggcgacgacgagggACCGACGGTCGGGACCCGAGGCGTCGTCGACGTCGGCGGTCACGATCACCGCGGAGTCGACGGCCGACACCGCGTTCTTCGGGGTCTGCGTGGCGCCTCCTCGGACGCggggggcggcggcgcgagTGCTGCGAGTGTTCGAAGATCACGGGGCCGACGTGCTGAGCGCGACGGTGCAacagagcggcggcggcggcgaccgtcACACTCTCAGTGTGGCCGTCACCTCAGTTGTGTGTGATCGAGAAGCTGTGGAGAGGATCAGAGGAGATCTCATGAGCATCGTTTAg
- the LOC109719402 gene encoding uncharacterized protein LOC109719402 produces MSSSDAGIVDVGGDPPKQPSKRSKSKDPQRITRDSASLEDRLVLLEDIIAKMGERYTEMADTFNSFNEDVHSMEESVATAMETFRSDLEKLQANMKNRDEERKKLIEELVARVDEVEDLKTRVTILEKAVARGHEPQRESASKVRIPEPQNFRGTRDEKEIDNFLWHMERYFKALRLDDEDEKVQAASMYLADDAMLWWRRRSAEAEKGQCNLKTWEDFVRELKAQFYPEHVEYLARKQLRRLKHTGTLKEYVKEYSKLMLSITNMAEEDRLFFFLDGLQPWANKELVGRDVKDVASAIALAEKLPEYERADSTRSKTPKASKAKGGGDRRDQKERRGRERGPVPPPKKLTCYVCGENHWARDCPNKKKLNAVQTEQGEGSAEPTKMGALRLVNAVQGLASSSKPLNKELLYIDVTLNGRATRALVDTGATHNFVAEAEAKRIGLPLEKDASRIKAVNSEAQPVAGVAKGVAIAVGPWRGTANFTAAPIDDFQVILGMDFLASSKAVPMPHLGALSIMDEAAPCMVLASQEKTVSTQTLSALQLRRGVNRGEMTYLAAIREVSDEGLDEEGLPAEIGAVLADFQDVMPKELPKQLPPRREVDHAIELEPGAKPPAKAPYRMAPPELEELQKQLKELLDAGFIRPSKAPYGAPVLFQRKSDGSLRLCIDYEFLVMPFGLTNAPATFCTLMNKLFHPYLDRFVVVYLDDIVVYSNTLEEHIEHLRTVFQVLRENQLFVKKEKCIFAKEEVHFLGHWIGQGLIRMDQRKVRAICEWETPTTVSELRSFLGLVNYYRRFIAGYSARAAPLTDLLKKNHSWVWTSQCAEAFEDLKRAVTEDPVLRLPDCSRTFEVHTDASDFAIGGVLVQDGHPIAYESRKLNDTERRYTVQEKEMTAVVHCLRTWRHYLLGSKFVVRTDNVATSYFQSQKKLSPKQARWQDFLAEFDMEMQYKPGKENRVADALSRKAELAAVWQLQGTLRDRLRSGTNEDPIAQNLVQLVKEGKTRRFWLSDGLLLTKGRRVYVPKWGNLRRELIKECHDSKWAGHPGQKRTLALLEAAYFWPRMHEDVEAYVRTCLVCQQDKVEHQRPGGLLEPLPVPSRPWESISMDFISALPKVGVLGSILVVVDRFSKYGTFIAAPTDCTAEEAARLFVSHIVKLWGIPTSIVSDRDPRFTGKFWTEVFKILGSELLFSTSWHPQTDGQTERVNALLEEYLRHYVSANQKDWVHHLDVAQFAYNLRRSESTGCSPFELAIGRQPLAPHTAAAGEQFRSPVALQFTTNLQEKGEIARANLEKAARRMKKWADEKRQPREFAEGDRVMVKLHPQQFKALRKVHKGLLRKYEGPYTVVKRVGKGAYKLQLPANLRIHPVFHVSRLKLYNEDAEDPSRGVSQRAPPTMVTSFDKEAESILDTRLIRRRGVVPNPEYLVKWKNLPFGEASWEKADTLWQYQALIDEFQKQRATRTPAH; encoded by the exons ATGTCGTCATCCGATGCGGGAATCGTCGACGTTGGGGGCGACCCTCCAAAGCAGCCCTCCAAGCGAAGCAAGAGCAAAGACCCTCAGCGAATCACGAGGGATTCGGCGTCGTTGGAGGACCGCCTTGTGCTGTTGGAGGACATCATCGCGAAAATGGGTGAAAGGTACACCGAGATGGCGGATACCTTTAACTCATtcaacgaagatgtccacagCATGGAGGAAAGTGTCGCTACAGCCATGGAGACATTTCGAAGCGATCTCGAAAAGCTCCAAGCCAACATGAAGAATCGTGACGAGGAGCGAAAGAAACTGATCGAGGAGCTTGTTGCTCGAGTCGacgaggtcgaggacctcaagacAAGAGTAACGATCCTTGAGAAAGCGGTGGCGCGTGGCCACGAACCCCAACGAGAGTCCGCTTCGAAGGTACGTATCCCTGAGCCTCAAAATTTCAGGGGAACCCGCGACGAGAAGGAGATCGACAACTTTCTGTGGCACATGGAGCGCTACTTCAAGGCGTTGCGGCTGGACGACGAAGATGAGAAAGTCCAGGCTGCATCCATGTACCTTGCTGATGACGCGATGCTGTGGTGGCGTCGGCGTTCTGCAGAAGCCGAGAAGGGCCAATGCAACTTGAAGACGTGGGAGGACTTCGTGCGCGAGCTCAAGGCGCAGTTCTACCCCGAGCACGTCGAGTACCTTGCGAGGAAGCAACTTCGACGGCTCAAACACACCGGGACGCTCAAGGAGTATGTCAAGGAATACTCCAAGTTGATGCTGTCCATCACCAACATGGCGGAGGAAGATCGCTTATTCTTCTTCCTCGACGGACTCCAACCTTGGGCGAACAAGGAGCTTGTGGGACGCGACGTCAAGGACGTTGCCTCCGCAATTGCCTTGGCGGAAAAACTGCCCGAGTACGAGCGGGCGGATTCAACTCGCAGCAAGACGCCCAAAGCGAGCAAGGCTAAAGGTGGAGGAGACCGTCGTGACCAGAAGGAGCGCAGGGGCCGCGAGAGGGGTCCTGTGCCGCCGCCAAAGAAATTGACGTGCTACGTCTGCGGCGAGAACCATTGGGCGAGGGACTGCCCAAACAAGAAGAAGCTGAATGCTGTCCAGACCGAGCAGGGCGAGGGCAGTGCAGAACCGACGAAGATGGGCGCGCTTAGGCTCGTCAACGCGGTTCAGGGGCTGGCAAGCAGCAGCAAGCCCCTCAACAAGGAGCTTCTGTACATCGATGTGACCCTTAACGGCAGGGCCACACGAGCATTGGTGGACACGGGAGCCACTCACAACTTTGTTGCCGAAGCGGAGGCCAAACGGATAGGCCTTCCCCTTGAGAAGGATGCTAGCAGGATCAAGGCCGTCAACTCTGAGGCGCAACCTGTTGCGGGCGTGGCCAAAGGCGTGGCCATTGCGGTGGGACCTTGGAGAGGCACCGCAAACTTCACCGCTGCACCCATCGACGACTTCCAAGTCATACTAGGTATGGACTTCTTGGCTTCGTCGAAGGCGGTTCCGATGCCACACCTTGGGGCCTTGAGCATCATGGACGAGGCGGCCCCATGCATGGTCCTAGCAAGCCAGGAGAAAACGGTAAGCACCCAAACCCTCTCTGCATTGCAGTTGCGAAGGGGTGTGAACCGTGGTGAGATGACTTACCTTGCGGCGATCCGCGAGGTGAGCGACGAGGGCCTCGACGAGGAGGGCCTTCCTGCAGAGATTGGGGCGGTCTTGGCAGATTTCCAGGATGTCATGCCAAAGGAACTGCCGAAGCAACTTCCACCTAGACGGGAGGTGGATCATGCCATTGAGCTCGAGCCAGGAGCCAAACCGCCAGCGAAAGCGCCATATAGAATGGCCCCGCCAGAGCTCGAGGAGCTGCAAAAGCAGTTGAAGGAGCTCCTCGATGCGGGCTTCATCCGACCGTCAAAGGCACCCTatggagcaccagttttgttccaGCGCAAGAGCGACGGAAGCCTGCGGCTTTGTATCGAT TATGAGTTCCTTGTCATGCCGTTCGGCTTGACGAACGCGCCAGCAACCTTCTGCACACTTATGAACAAGCTGTTCCATCCCTATCTCGATCGCTTTGTGGTGGTGTACCTCGACGACATCGTGGTATATAGCAACACCTTGGAGGAGCACATCGAGCACTTGCGAACCGTCTTCCAAGTGCTGCGGGAGAACCAGCTGTTCGTCAAGAAGGAGAAGTGCATATTCGCGAAGGAAGAGGTGCACTTCCTTGGCCACTGGATAGGCCAGGGCCTGATTCGCATGGACCAGCGGAAGGTGCGAGCCATCTGCGAATGGGAGACCCCAACGACGGTGTCCGAGTTGCGGTCTTTCCTTGGACTCGTTAACTACTACCGCCGATTCATTGCTGGCTACTCTGCGAGAGCAGCCCCGTTGACGGATCTGCTGAAGAAAAACCACTCGTGGGTTTGGACCTCTCAATGTGCGGAGGCATTCGAGGACCTAAAGCGAGCGGTGACGGAGGATCCAGTGCTGCGACTACCCGACTGCAGTCGCACCTTTGAGGTACATACTGATGCCTCTGACTTTGCCATTGGCGGTGTCCTCGTGCAGGATGGGCACCCCATCGCCTATGAGAGCCGCAAGCTCAACGACACCGAGCGGCGTTACACCGTCCAAGAGAAGGAAATGACCGCTGTGGTGCATTGCTTGCGAACCTGGCGGCACTATTTGCTTGGGAGCAAGTTTGTGGTGCGCACCGACAACGTTGCCACAAGCTACTTCCAATCCCAAAAGAAGCTGTCCCCTAAGCAGGCGAGGTGGCAAGACTTCTTGGCGGAGTTCGACATGGAGATGCAATACAAGCCCGGGAAGGAAAACCGCGTGGCTGATGCTCTCAGCCGCAAGGCTGAGCTTGCAGCCGTGTGGCAGCTTCAAGGGACGCTCCGCGATCGACTTCGTTCAGGAACCAATGAGGACCCTATCGCTCAAAATCTGGTGCAGCTTGTCAAGGAGGGCAAAACGCGAAGGTTTTGGCTGAGCGACGGGCTGCTCCTCACAAAGGGGCGACGGGTGTACGTGCCCAAGTGGGGCAACCTTCGCCGCGAGCTCATCAAGGAGTGCCATGACTCCAAGTGGGCGGGCCACCCAGGTCAGAAGCGAACCCTGGCGTTGCTCGAGGCCGCCTACTTTTGGCCGCGGATGCACGAAGACGTGGAGGCCTACGTGCGAACCTGCTTGGTGTGTCAACAAGACAAAGTTGAGCACCAGCGACCTGGCGGACTCCTCGAGCCTTTACCTGTGCCTAGCCGTCCGTGGGAGAGCATTTCGATGGACTTCATCTCCGCCTTACCAAAGGTGGGGGTGCTTGGGTCCATTCTGGTGGTGGTTGATCGTTTTTCCAAGTACGGGACCTTCATTGCTGCGCCGACCGATTGCACGGCTGAAGAAGCGGCACGCCTCTTCGTCAGCCACATCGTCAAGCTTTGGGGGATCCCCACGAGCATCGTGAGCGAccgcgaccccaggttcactGGCAAGTTTTGGACCGAGGTGTTCAAAATCTTGGGGTCGGAGTTGCTCTTCTCCACCAGTTGGCATCCACAGACCGACGGGCAAACTGAGCGGGTGAACGCTCTGTTGGAGGAGTATTTGCGGCACTATGTGAGTGCCAATCAGAAGGATTGGGTGCATCATCTCGATGTCGCCCAGTTTGCTTACAATTTGCGGCGCAGCGAGTCTACAGGCTGCAGCCCTTTCGAGTTGGCGATCGGGCGACAACCACTTGCCCCTCACACGGCTGCTGCGGGAGAGCAGTTCCGCAGCCCAGTTGCTCTTCAGTTTACCACTAACTTGCAGGAAAAGGGTGAAATTGCAAGGGCGAACTTGGAGAAAGCAGCACGACGGATGAAGAAGTGGGCTGACGAAAAGCGACAGCCTCGGGAGTTTGCCGAGGGCGACCGCGTGATGGTCAAGCTTCATCCGCAGCAGTTCAAAGCCTTGCGGAAGGTGCACAAGGGACTGCTGCGCAAGTACGAAGGCCCATATACC